In the Quercus lobata isolate SW786 chromosome 5, ValleyOak3.0 Primary Assembly, whole genome shotgun sequence genome, one interval contains:
- the LOC115990038 gene encoding uncharacterized protein LOC115990038: MKILVWNWRGADNANFYKNFSDIIRNHRPSIAVILETCISGDRADAASLNLGFDNVCYSNANGFSGGIWELWNSWDISLDILFVTDQTIHAFVQVSDSIPSSNWIFIAIYASPVLNTRLHLWENLSFFASSDAMPWFLARNFNDVLGNYENLSYSPPNQNGMSMFNNLLNNCNLLDLSINGPRFT; this comes from the coding sequence ATGAAGATCCTAGTATGGAACTGGAGAGGAGCTGACAATGCAAACTTCTACAAAAATTTCTCCGACATTATTCGTAACCATAGGCCCTCTATAGCGGTGATTCTTGAAACATGCATCTCAGGTGACCGAGCAGATGCTGCCAGCTTAAACCTTGGTTTTGATAATGTCTGCTACTCAAATGCAAATGGCTTTAGTGGAGGTATTTGGGAACTCTGGAACTCTTGGGACATAAGCTTGGACATTCTCTTTGTGACTGATCAAACTATCCATGCCTTTGTTCAGGTGAGTGACTCAATCCCTTCATCAAATTGGATATTCATTGCTATATATGCTAGCCCTGTTTTAAATACTCGCCTTCATTTATGGGAAAACCTGtctttttttgcttcttctgACGCCATGCCTTGGTTTCTTGCTCGTAATTTCAATGATGTTCTAGGTAACTATGAAAACCTCAGCTACTCTCCTCCCAATCAAAATGGTATGTCTATGTTCAATAATCTGCTTAATAATTGCAATCTCTTGGACCTAAGTATTAATGGTCCCCGTTTCACTTAG